The window GGTCAGGCGCCTGACTGTGCCGCCAACTCTGATCAGCCCGCCTTCCGCCGGCTCAATGCCGGCAATGCTTTTGAGGATCTCCGTCCGGCCACTGCCCCGCAAGCCTGCGAGGCCAAGAATCTCACCCTTTCTCAACTGAAAGGTTATATTATGGTAAAATCCCAGCCTGGTCAGGTTTTCCACAGACAATACGGGTCCTTCATTCATATCGCAGGTTGGAACTGACCCTTGGGTTCTCTTATTAGCCCTGAATTCCTCACCGACAATCAATGAGGAAAGTTTTTCCCTGTTCAGGTCCGCACAGCTTTCTGTGACAATCGTCCTGCCGTCGCGCAGGACGGTGACCCGGTCACAGACCTTTAACAGTTCATCGGTCCGGTGGGAAATGAAGAGAACGGTGTTCCCGGTCGCCTTGATCTGGTCAATAATTTTATACAGGATCTGCTCATCCTTCTGTGAGAGGGAAGCCGACACCTCATCCAGGATGACAATACCGGCATTTTCCACATAAAACGCTTTCAGCACCAGTAAGAGCTGGCGCTCACTAATGGAAAGATCGGCCGCTTTGGCACGCGCGTTGATATGGAGGCCTGCTTTTTTTAAAATCTGCTCTGCCCGGCTATAAATCTCCTTCCAGTTAACAAACCTGTTCCGGCAGATGTAATCGCCCATGAAAAGGTTTTCAGCCACCGTGAAGTCAAGGATCACCTGAGGGTCCTGTGGAACAATGGATATCTTCTCTTTTTTGGAGATAATCCTGGTTAAGGCTGTAAATCTCTTATTTTCAACAAATATCTCGCCTTCCGTCGGGCTGATCATACCCGCGATAATCCCGACCAGGGTTGACTTGCCGGCGCCATTTTTGCCGATGATGCCGTGGACTTCCCCTTTTTGCACATCCAGGTTGACATTGTGCAGGGCTACCGTCCCCGGATAAATTTTGGATATTTGGCTCAGTCTTAAGACCGTACCGGTTTCCCCGGCTGCGTTCAATGCGCTTACCGGCAAGACGCAAAACCCCCTTTACCTGGCTATCGCCTGCAACTAACGAGTATGAACATATAAAACGACATGTATCCCGACAATACCTGTCTCCAAAGGAATGCCCCAAAAAGTGCAGGTGCGAATTTATTCGCACAAATGTTCCATTAGACATTGAAGTACGGCGCTGGCGCGCCGTGTGCGATTGAAATGGCGCCTACATCACTTGCATTTTGCACTAATCGGAACACTTTATTGGGAACAGCTTTATTACGTTTTACAGTAATCCATTTTAAAGAGAATCTTGGCGGCGTTTTTGTCGGAGGCAGTCAACATGGTAAAAGCATCCGCCGCCGAAGCAAGCGGCAGTATATGTGATACCACCGGAGTAACATCAATAATACCACCGTCTATATAGTCTGTGGCCTTCTTCAGGTCACCTGTCCCGTAAGCGTTGACACCCTTGACGTCAAGTTCTTTATTCACTATATCGTTGGGGTCAAAGCAAATCTTGTCCTCATACAACCCGGCCATTATCAAACGGCCGCCGGGTTTAAGCCATTTTACGGCGCCTTGCAAAGTGTTTTCCACCCCAACCGCCTCAATCACCACATCAACCTGACTGGAGGCATCCTCCGGAAAACTTTCCATTACCAGGTCTGCCCCAAGTTTTTCAGCAAACGCGCGTCTGCCCGGGGAGAGGTCAACCACGGCCACCCGGCTGATCCCGGCCGCCCGGGCAGCCAAAATGGTCAAAAGTCCGATCGGGCCCGCCCCGACAATACCCAAACTCACCCCGGGGGTCAACTTCGCTATTGCTGCAATGTGCAGGGCCACAGCCAGCGGTTCCACCAGAGCCGCCTTCCGCAATGACATGGATTGGGGAATTTTCAAAAGGTACTCCGGCTTCATCAAGAGGTATTCGGCAAAACAACCGGGGGAAACCTCACCAATAAAGCCCAGCTCCGGGCAGCGGTTCCCCTGACCCTGCCGGCACCACTCGCAGTTCCCGCAGGAAACCCGCGGGTCTCCCACCACCGCGTCGCCAGGCGAAAGTCCGGTCACATCAGCCCCGACCTCGGCAACCACGCCTGAAAATTCATGTCCCATGGTAACCGGGATATAAGTTACAAACATTCCCTTGCGGTATATATGCAAGTCCGATCCGCAGATGCCGGCATAGGCCACTTTAATCAAAACCTCACCCGGGGCGCAAACGGGCCGCGGGACTTCTTCCACCCTGACATCCCCAATGCCGTAATAACGGGCAGCCAACATGCTCTTCTCCTGCCTTCCTCGTTAGTCCCGGGCAAACCGTTCCAGAATGGCGTTGCCGTGGGCCGGAAAACCTTCGTAATCAGCCAGCTTGACCATAGCGTCCTTTAGGTTGGATAGTCCTTCCTTGGAGAAATACTCAAAGGTAACGGCTTTGTAGAAGTCCGCCGTTTTCAGCCCCCCGGAAACCACCGCCCGGCGCCCGGTCGGCAGGACATGGTTGGGGCCGGAGCCAAAGCAACCGGTGCTCAGAGGGGTATAGTGCCCAAGGTAAATACCGCCGGCATTTTTGATTTTCTGCATATCCAGGATGGGTTCCCTGGTCATGATTTCCAGGTGTTCCACCGCATACTCATTGGCATAAGCAATTGATTCCTCAAGTGATTCGGTAATTACAATGGCCCCGTATTTTCTCAAAGATTCGACCACAAAGTTTTTGCGGTAATCACTCAATCTTTCAATATGGCGGCCTATCCGCTCCTGTACGGCATAAGCCAGCTCCCTGACGTGGGTCACCAGGACCCCGGCGGAGTCCAAACCATGCTCTGCCTGGATACAGATGTCCGCCGCGGCAAACTCCGGATCGGCCGACTCGTCCGCAATAATAAGCCCCTCGCCAGGCCCGGCGTGCGTGCCGATTTCAACCTGGCCGTAAAGCAGCTTAAAGGCCGCCAGCACCCACTTGCTGCCAGGACCCACTATTTTGTCCACCTTGGGGACGGTTTGGGTACCGTAGGCCATAGCTGCTACAGCCTGACTGCCGCCTACCCTGTATACCGAGTCAGCCCCGCACACGTCGCAGGCGATCAGCGTCCCGGCAGGCACCGAGCCGTCCGGCGCGGACGGAGTGCATACGATTACTTGCGGAACCCCCGCCACCTTGGCCGGCAAGACAGACATCATCACCGCGGATGGGAACCAACCCCTGCCGCCGGGCACATAACACCCGACCCTCTCCAGGGGAATTACCACCTGCCCGGCCACCAGGCCCGGCGAAAGCTCTGTGGACCACATTTTGTTGGGCATCTGGGCGGCGTGAAAACGCTTGACGTTGCCGGCCAGTGTTTTTATAGCGTCTACAGTTTCCGGATCA is drawn from Pelotomaculum schinkii and contains these coding sequences:
- a CDS encoding sugar ABC transporter ATP-binding protein, translating into MPVSALNAAGETGTVLRLSQISKIYPGTVALHNVNLDVQKGEVHGIIGKNGAGKSTLVGIIAGMISPTEGEIFVENKRFTALTRIISKKEKISIVPQDPQVILDFTVAENLFMGDYICRNRFVNWKEIYSRAEQILKKAGLHINARAKAADLSISERQLLLVLKAFYVENAGIVILDEVSASLSQKDEQILYKIIDQIKATGNTVLFISHRTDELLKVCDRVTVLRDGRTIVTESCADLNREKLSSLIVGEEFRANKRTQGSVPTCDMNEGPVLSVENLTRLGFYHNITFQLRKGEILGLAGLRGSGRTEILKSIAGIEPAEGGLIRVGGTVRRLTHPSQALKEGIVYLPEDRENEGILGTLSVRENLILNSLPAVSRGGVVNKARERQFTAGVIETLGIKTASQEQEVNQLSGGNKQKVVVGRIAATLPKVVLLDEPTKGVDISAKESILDIVRENLCKTAGIIMTSPGLDDLIMVCDRILILYRGEITGELSRADFSEGDLYMAVQGNKIENPS
- a CDS encoding zinc-dependent alcohol dehydrogenase; amino-acid sequence: MLAARYYGIGDVRVEEVPRPVCAPGEVLIKVAYAGICGSDLHIYRKGMFVTYIPVTMGHEFSGVVAEVGADVTGLSPGDAVVGDPRVSCGNCEWCRQGQGNRCPELGFIGEVSPGCFAEYLLMKPEYLLKIPQSMSLRKAALVEPLAVALHIAAIAKLTPGVSLGIVGAGPIGLLTILAARAAGISRVAVVDLSPGRRAFAEKLGADLVMESFPEDASSQVDVVIEAVGVENTLQGAVKWLKPGGRLIMAGLYEDKICFDPNDIVNKELDVKGVNAYGTGDLKKATDYIDGGIIDVTPVVSHILPLASAADAFTMLTASDKNAAKILFKMDYCKT
- the hisD gene encoding histidinol dehydrogenase, yielding MYIRVYELKEMAAGDYSRVMKRSEVETGSILGDVAKVIDRVKERGDEALVDYTREFEGVSISKDQIKVTAEEIQDAYAKVDPETVDAIKTLAGNVKRFHAAQMPNKMWSTELSPGLVAGQVVIPLERVGCYVPGGRGWFPSAVMMSVLPAKVAGVPQVIVCTPSAPDGSVPAGTLIACDVCGADSVYRVGGSQAVAAMAYGTQTVPKVDKIVGPGSKWVLAAFKLLYGQVEIGTHAGPGEGLIIADESADPEFAAADICIQAEHGLDSAGVLVTHVRELAYAVQERIGRHIERLSDYRKNFVVESLRKYGAIVITESLEESIAYANEYAVEHLEIMTREPILDMQKIKNAGGIYLGHYTPLSTGCFGSGPNHVLPTGRRAVVSGGLKTADFYKAVTFEYFSKEGLSNLKDAMVKLADYEGFPAHGNAILERFARD